The Lucilia cuprina isolate Lc7/37 chromosome 5, ASM2204524v1, whole genome shotgun sequence genome includes a window with the following:
- the LOC111677784 gene encoding sal-like protein 1, which translates to MLPVLPKSLNTHHNQLADITTNSQNSPRQSPTQSVNKRSPSMIFRIEHLLPNTSAAPTTSPSTIAASDRTMDPTDLSPPKKSKIIRAGVHVSQLTPRDTISEALDTQTLINGAATAETTARAYCSLIKESNTLSMTPSIMRKIKLSEDTHSNNALFEVSKGQVILRVVRDIQRDDEIVAWFGEEVTLLMSIPFLTPLNIQGNNRYTCHLCHLTFETPNPLKIHLALGCGRHNIDILWIRLFYALKATHYTQQMLPLPSSATSSSISPSHSPQPQPSMSRFSAFKPICSSASIHHPHLATSMSSVMASNLGVPQHHTTSAPLSFLPSISSAALPHMSLLQPPSSNPLNAAAQIEAIVSNMGASKQGHLCIYCGKVYSRKYGLKIHIRTHTGFKPLKCKFCLRPFGDPSNLNKHVRLHLQNSANTSSSEGYQCNLCPKTLGRRRDLQKHMETRHGYASTSTDAAENVETTSSN; encoded by the exons atgcTGCCAGTTTTGCCTAAATCGCTGAATACACATCACAACCAATTAGCGGATATTACCACAAATAGTCAAAACTCTCCGAGACAAAGCCCTACACAAAGTGTAAATAAACGCAGCCCCAGCATGATATTTCGCATAGAACACTTGTTACCGAATACCTCGGCTGCACCTACTACTTCTCCCTCCACAATCGCCGCCAGTGACAGAACTATGGATCCTACGGATTTATCACCtcctaaaaaatcaaaaattataagaGCCGGAGTGCATGTTAGTCAGTTGACACCAAGAGATACCATATCAGAAGCACTTGATACACAAACTTTAATCAATGGTGCCGCAACTGCTGAAACAACAGCACGTGCTTATTGTTCTTTAATAAAGGAAAGCAATACTTTAAGTATGACACCCAGtataatgagaaaaataaaactttccgAAGATACCCACAGCAATAACGCATTATTCGAAGTCAGTAAAGGGCAGGTGATTTTGCGCGTTGTGCGTGACATACAAAGAGATGACGAAATTGTGGCTTGGTTTGGTGAAGAAGTCACTCTTCTAATGTCTATACCCTTCTTAACACCTCTTAATATACAGGGTAATAATCGCTACACGTGTCACTTGTGTCATTTAACATTTGAAACACCGAACCCTTTAAAAATCCATTTGGCTTTGGGTTGTGGTCGCCATAATATAGACATTCTATGGATACGCTTATTTTATGCTCTTAAAGCTACACATTATACTCAACAAATGTTACCTCTTCC GTCATCGGCTACATCTTCTTCAATATCACCCTCACATTCGCCGCAACCTCAACCTTCCATGTCCAGGTTTTCTGCCTTTAAACCTATCTGCTCATCTGCTTCAATTCATCACCCTCATCTAGCCACATCTATGTCATCGGTAATGGCTTCTAACCTTGGTGTTCCACAACATCATACTACCTCGGCTCCTCTCTCTTTTCTACCTTCCATCTCCTCCGCAGCCTTGCCACATATGAGTCTATTACAGCCGCCCTCTTCAAATCCTCTTAATGCAGCTGCTCAAATCGAAGCTATAGTCAGTAATATGGGTGCCTCGAAACAAGGTCATCTTTGCATCTATTGTGGCAAAGTCTATTCCCGCAAGTATGGTCTCAAAATACACATACGTACACACACCGGCTTTAAACccttaaaatgcaaattttgtctAAGACCTTTTGGCGATCCCAGTAACTTGAATAAACATGTACGTTTACATTTGCAAAACAGTGCGAATACATCATCGTCCGAAGGTTATCAGTGCAATTTGTGTCCCAAAACTTTGGGACGACGCAGGGATCTACAAAAGCATATGGAAACTCGACATGGCTATGCGAGTACAAGTACTGATGCAGCAGAAAATGTTGAGACAACAAGTTCTAACTAA